Genomic DNA from Candidatus Binatia bacterium:
CGCCGTGTCTTCGATTTGCGCCTCAGTGCGTGCCGCACAAACGACATCGGCCCCCATCTCCGCAAACGCCAGGGCGCAGGCCCGTCCGATGCCACGGCCGGCACCAGTGACAATGGCGACTTTATCGGTAAGCTTGAATCGGTCGAGCAGCGCCACGGGAAATCACGCAGAAGCAGGCAGTCGATAAAATCGTTCCGCGTTCAGGCCGAAAATTTTCTCCTTCGTTGATTCCGATAAGTCCTGACGCTCACGCAAGGGGCGGGTTGACTCCGGCCATTCGCTGTCCCAGTGGGGGTAGTCGCTTGCATACAGGATAAAGTCAGGGCCAAGCTGCTCAACGGCGAGTGGGATTGCACATTCACCTGCTTCACAGCTCACATACAACTGGCCGCGCGCGATGTATTCTTTAGGCTCGTGCTTGCACTCTGGAGTCAAGCGACCACGTTTTTCGAGATGTTCCTCCATCCGCTCCATAAAATACGGCACCCAACCCACCCCAGACTCTAACAAAGCCACACGCAAGTGTGGGTGCCGCTCAAAGACGCCGCCGAGAATTAGGGCCGTGGAGGCAACCATCATGTCGAACGGGAAGCTGATCACATGAACCTTCAGATAGTTATCGAAGCGTTCCGTCCCTAATTTCGGCAAGTGAATGCCCGGGGCTCCGTGGATTCCGAGGGGCATGTCGAGCTCCTCGGCTGCTGAATAAAAGGCATCGAGGTCCGGGTGGTCTAAGTTACGGTTGCGTAATACCGCTGGAATCATAGTGACCACCAACCCTAGATCCTTGGCTTCTTTCATGATTTCGATCGAAGCGGGCACATCCTCAATGGGCACCAAAGCGGCACCGAAAAAGCGCCCACGACCCTGCTTGCAGTACCCGGCCATCCACCGATTGTACGCGCGAGCGAACTCCGCTGCGAATTTGTTGTCCACAAAACCGGGTAACCCCAGCGCCGCACTAGGAAAGAAGACAAGTCGATCAATGCCGTCCTTATCGGCATCAGCCAATACGCCTTCGGGGGTGAACGGGTTTGCGCCGCGATCGAGGCACATCCCCTCTTCCGCTCGACACCCCGCTCCAGGCCCCTTGGACTGCGGGTACGGCCTGCCCTCGATGTAAAGAGCCGTCTCGCCGTCCCCAGGATCGCTGAAACGAATCTTGTCGGGGAAGCGTT
This window encodes:
- a CDS encoding amidohydrolase, which encodes MRVVDADAHVIEGRELIAELMERFPDKIRFSDPGDGETALYIEGRPYPQSKGPGAGCRAEEGMCLDRGANPFTPEGVLADADKDGIDRLVFFPSAALGLPGFVDNKFAAEFARAYNRWMAGYCKQGRGRFFGAALVPIEDVPASIEIMKEAKDLGLVVTMIPAVLRNRNLDHPDLDAFYSAAEELDMPLGIHGAPGIHLPKLGTERFDNYLKVHVISFPFDMMVASTALILGGVFERHPHLRVALLESGVGWVPYFMERMEEHLEKRGRLTPECKHEPKEYIARGQLYVSCEAGECAIPLAVEQLGPDFILYASDYPHWDSEWPESTRPLRERQDLSESTKEKIFGLNAERFYRLPASA